gactctcaggactcaaagggaggaactttagatgaaatgcctgacagtaggaagagggaacttatagagcccacctccagcaggaagacatcaagtgagggatgaggttaCCATCCCACcagagtcacaactctgacccataattgttcctgtctgaaagaattacagggatggaaatggagaggaccctgaggaaaagaaggtccagggataggcccaaagtgggatccagctcaaggggaggtcccaaggcctgacactattactgaggttatggagcacTCACACAAAGGGACCTATcgtgactgccctccaaaagacccaacaagcagctgaaagagtcagatgcaatatttgtacccaaccaatggacagaagcagatgacctctgttgttgaattagggaggctgaaagaagctgaggagaagggcgatcctgtaggaggaccagcagtctcaattaatctggactcccgagatctctcaaacactggaccaccaaacaggcagcatacaccagctgatatgaggcccccaagacacatacagcagaggattgccaggtctgtgttcattcagagatgatgcacctaaccctcaagagactgggggtcccagggagtttagaggtcaggtcaggtcgggtgggggtggggtggggacatccccatggagacaggggtgtggggaggaggtatgggatgtggaacagtcagcgGGTGGATGggaggataaaatatggagtgtaaaaaaataaattaattaaaataaaaaagaaaagttccaaGAGGGGAAAAAATCAATACAATAAGATTCTTTTGTCAATTGTGTGCACATGAAAGAAGTACTTATGTGTTGGGAGTAATTCTGAGATGGCTTCAAGAATTTCTGCAGATCTTCACTGGACAGAGTTTATTCTGTCTGCTCATCAGCCTGGACTTTTAATGAACGCCACACAAAGAGTTAGTCTTAGCTGTCTTAGATTTATATtctcatatatgtgtgcatgtctgtatgtgtatgtgtatgtgtatgtgtttgtgtgtgtgtgtgtgtgtgcacatcttcCTCCATTGTCtaccttattcattgaggcaATTTCTTACTGAACCTGCAGCTGGCCAAGTTCTCTAGATTGGCTGCCAGAGAGCCCCAGGGATgcttccatctcttccttctcagcgtgagattacagatgtggacCACTGAACTCAgctctgggctttttgttttgttttaaagcatgggtgctgggaacctaccTAGGGCCCTCACACTTGCACGACaagtactttaccactgagccatctccctggcttcCTCCCATGGGCCATATCTAAATATAGCATCCAAAGATAATGGACAATGTCTGCACGTGAAATGCTTCACTTTTCAGGGGAGGTAAGGGATTCAGAGCCACACAAGCAGTTCACTGCCCATAGAACTTTGTACAGCATCTGTTGTCCATATTGAGAGCAGCTCTTTATGAAGCTATTCCTGGAGGTTATATATGCATTATGGGTAGGCATGCCACATCATTCTCTGTTTCAAATCGTTGAGTGGCATACCATTGTCTTTGGGAATAATGTATTTCCTTAGGTTATTACATTAAGTTCTGACCTTTTTgccattctgttttctttttttcttctctctataGCTTCTTATTTTCTATGCTTAGACCACTATGTGTACACATACGTGTGTGGCATGTATGTATGGAcaagcatatatgtatgtgtatgtgtatgtattagaAGCCCCAACCCTGTCTTAGTGTCTTAGTATCTTAGTATCTTTGTATTGTAGATATGTGCCTAGACTATATATACACTACTTAATGCCTGATGACTAATTCCTATTATTCTTCGAGTCTCGGTTTCAATATTTCACATTTAGTGAGTACTATGCTGAGctcatctgtgatggtttgatgagaatgtcccccacaaactcatgtatttgaaccTTTGGCTTCCAGGTGATGGCACTGTTTGTGGAGGCTTAGGGGGTTTGGCTTTCTTGGAGGAAgtcactggaggcaggctttgataTGGTAAAGAACCCGCCATTCcagttctcttttctctctctctctctctctctctctctctctctctctctctctctctctctctttctctctctctctctctctctctctctctctctctctctctctctctctctctctctctctctctttttctctctacttCTTGCTTGCCTTTGAAGATGGGAACTCTCAGCTTGCTGCTCCTGGCGCCATGGCTGCTTACCACCATGCCTTCCGTCATGgaactataagctgaaataaactcatAGTTCTCTAAGGTGCTTTTGTCcacagtgttttgtcacagcaacaggataGTGACTCATACACCAAACGTGGTGTCTTTGTTTGGTTCCTATACATTATTTTCTGCAAAATAAATTCACTGATTGTATTTTTTCACACTTGAACACAATCTTCATGAAATGGCTAAACTTATCCCCAGCACCCAAAATAACTACCAGCACATCACAGCAAGACATAAATATTGAAACCGTGCATACAGAATTCCCATTGAGTGTGAGCATGGAGCCCATATTTGTGGTTGCTATTTAAGGAAGGTGGTTCAGTGCCTAGGCAGAGGATCTCCTTGCCTCCCAACAGCGTAGTCACTGCACAAAGCAGGTACTATACTTTACTAGCTTAAGACTGACAAACTGTTGCCACCctggctctgccctctgcagcccCACTCCAAAGGCCTATTTCTAAGATGATCAAAGGGACCGGAACAAAGGATTCTAACTGAGTGAGTTTTATGTGGGATCCTGGAAATGGGGACACTTTTAGAGCAGGCCCGGTCCTGGGAGGGTGCTCTTGAGAACTGCAGATCTGCTACCTTCAAAGGGTCAACATGCTGGCACATTAAGAAGCACTTGAGGAGAGAGTATTTCTCTCCAGAGGAAGCGCAGCACTTCAAATCTATCACCCTAGCTCCTATTCACAGggatggtgtgtgtatgtttatatgtacatatgtatatgtgtgcgcacacatgtgtgtgtatgtgtatataggtacatttgtgtatgtgtgtgtatacatgtatgcaaatgtgtgtgtacatgtgtgtatgtgtgtgcatgtgtctatatgtgtgtatgtgtgtactggctagttttgtgtcaacttgacacagctggagttattacagagaaaggagcttcagttgaggaaatgcctccatgagatccaactgtaaggcattttctcaattagtgatcaagggggaaaggccccttgtgggtgggaccatctctgggctggtagtcttgggttctataagagagcaggctgagcaagccaggggaggcaagccagtaaagaacatccctccatggcctctgcatcggctcctgctttctgacctgcttgagttccagtcctgacttccttggtgatgaacagcagtatggaagtgtaagccgaataaaccctttcctccccaacttgcttcttggtcatgatgtttgtgcaggaatagaaaccctgactaagacaatgtgtatccatgtgtgtgtatgtgtgtgcatgtgtctatatgtgtgtatgtgtatccatgtgtgtctatgtgtgtgtatgtatgtgtgcatgtgtgtattgtgtatgtgtatgcatgtgtgtagtgtgcatttgtgtacgtgtgtgtgcatatgtatatgtgtatgtacgtgcgtgtttgtgtgtgcacacatgtgtgagcatgtgtgtgtgtgtccatcaagCACAGGCAAAGAGCATCTGCTTTAAGTGCTGTAGCACTACAGGCTTCCAAACACCCTTGTCGATAACACCCAGCTGCCTGCTCTTCCTCCCATCTTCACAGGTACTACTTCTGTGGActttgtttagtttccaatgcCTCCCATAATAACTCCTATTCTCCAAGCAGCTTCCTCCTGATGAACTGTGCCTGCCTGTGGCTCTTCTGAAGTCCATCAACATCTGCATCAAAGTTTGAAAATGCAACTGCTTTTAGGTAATTTGATAAATCGTCTGAAGgcattttcatatgtgtgtactCTGCTTCTGCATTCTATTTCTAAGATCCTTTAGGGGAAaatctatatctttttttttccctttataacCGTCTCTGCACGATTCTTAGGACAGTGTTTTCATCAGCGTGCTTATTGTCTGAACACGCTCTTTCTTTGTAGGCTGAGAACCCTTGGAGGCTGactttatttcattcattaatttatttaaaatatttactgaggCCTATTATGTGGCAGGCACTGGCTAAGTGCTCAGGGTTCAGTGTTGAAACTCACAGTCTGGGGCAAAGAAGGAAACATACACAAATAACTGTAATACAATGTGATAAGTGCTGTAATATAGGTACCGTGAGCTCGGAGTGCTCTGGAAACCCAGGAGGGAGCTTATGAAATAATTTCCTTACTGTTCCAATGTCTAAATATGAATGTTTAAGTAAACACCTTTCCTTTGGAAATGCTTGCAGcttttgtgatttttctcagGTCTATTATCTCATTCGATGCCTCTAACAACCCCTTTAATAAGCTTTTGTTCCATCAACTCACCTCGACGCAGAGTAGGGACCCAAGCAGGAGCTATGGAAAGAAAGAGTAAGGGAACTGGGGAATCAACATTATTCACTCCTGTTTGCAATTAGATAAATTAAATGTCACAAAGTGATTTGCTGAAGGTCATAAACATGTTAACAGGTAGTCAGGGTAAACACTGCTTCAATGCCTGTAATATAAGGGTTTCTCCGCTATGCTGTAAATAAGcttaaaacacatttttctcCCCACCCCTGGATGTCTGATCTCACTGGTAAAATTGGATACATAGCTCAAGTATGACATCGAAGATGGAGAATGGCTCACAAAGGAGACAAGGTAGACTGTGGCCAACCATTGACTCAATGGCACAGGTAGGAAGGACCTCTGGAATTGGAGACGTCACTGTAGACCAGTGTCATTGGGAAAGATGCGTGGAAgtgaaagaacacaagaaggaagATAAGAGGCAGCGCACAAAAGTTACACtccaaagaaatgaaattcaCTAACCTGCTGTCCTACTGTGCACTTTTCCAGGACCACACCCATTGGATCCAGGCATTCAATCTGTCCTTAGtgttctttaattaattaattaattaattaattaattaaaaattcactttacattcccatTACAGCcctctccattctctcttcccAATCTCACCCCCACAAGTACCTCCTCTCATtggcctcttcccctcctcctcagagaaggggctCCCTCTTGGGTACTGCCCCACCCATCTAGTCCTGTCCTTAGTATTCTAATTGAACCCCAATTACATCCAGGTCAACAAGTCCTTGATGTCCTCTCAGGGGAAGGGTCTTCTTCGCTCAACTTGTGTCACCTAGACAAGTTATGCATGTGAGGATGACTTTATGCTAGTTTCCCATTTCTGCCTCACGACCACTCTTCTCCCTTCCACAGAGAAACACTTCATTATGAGGAGAGGCTCACAGCATCTCTATCTCACAGCCAGTTCCTCTGAATTGAAACATTCCCTCCTGGAGGCTGGAGGGAAGCTCATGTAAGTTCCCAGgcttaggaagctcagaaaggcaTAATAATCACGTGGTCTTGCCTTCATGTTACATAAGCAGTGAACAGTTGCCAGGAAAAGGGGACTCTTATTTGCCCACTGCCTTCAAGTTGTGTAGGGAGTTCCAGGGGTGCAGCTATTACAATATcgtgctcctgtaagtaaccccaataaagtcattggttcaccaagtgaAACTTGAGTAGGAATGTTTCTTTCGTCTGTTATTGATTCTCCTCTCTGAAGCCaatgatttctttttcagttttcctccagAAAGGCCATGCGAGAGTATTGCAAACTCATCTTAAAATTCCTGGTCAACCTGTAAGAAACAGTGTCTTGGGCAACACTCCTGCTCAAGAAGGTAGTAACTGTGTTAACAGGCACCTTCCAAAACATCAGTCTCCTGGTTTGTGACAACTGCTGGATATGAATATGGCCTAGGAACTATGTTCATATCATATGGTCCTGCTCCCCTTATTTATAGACGAGAGAACCAGTATAGACATGTGATCCAGAGAGCCAATCAGATTATTTCTTGTAGGAGTTGAGAAATGAGAGTAAGAAATGCTTTTCAGCTAATCTGGTCCCTGGAATGGGGTAACATTGAGCAGGTGACCTGTGTGGCAGACATGTTAAGCCAACATCTTGTGCCTGTTGAGTAGGAAAAGCCAATCTGAAGGAGAACAATGTCAAACGAACAGACATAGGTAAGACCACAATCACTGAGCTTGAAGCATGCTGGACACCAGTCAGCAATCCAGTCCATGTTGGGATTCAATTGTCACTTTTCTGCCTTTGTCTTTATGACGTTCCAAATCCTTGGAATGGTCGTCTCTATCCatgcatacatatttttatttaaaagtttgtttttaatctgcaCAACCAAAACAGCTCAGATGAAAACTTAAAATCCAAGTCAATGAAAAGAACTGCTGCCAAGGTTTTATACACACAAAGATAGGGATGACCCAGTTTAAGTAAAGGTACTCTCGTTGCTCTTGTCTAATTACTTACACGATGGAGACATGGTCATTAATAAAGCAGACTTGAGATCTATGGATTGGGAAATGTGAGACTCTTGCTGCCAGGATAGTCTAGAAATACTTATTGTATCAAACTAAACCTGTATTGTTCCTTTATTTCTTGTCTAtttttcaagaaaaaacggggaaatgagagagaaaactAGAACTTGGGATGAAATCACTGAATGCTCTGAATGCCCTAGATGGGGTGTAGTTGAGGAGATGTTGGATTGGCAACTTCATATCCATACAGAGCAGAATTTGGAACTAGGATCCATGTAAAGACAAAACCAGCAGATGCACACCCTTCTTGgagaaggaaaatgggagacAAGAGGAACTTTTGAACGTAAGGCAACCATGAAAATTGTTGTTTGCCTCTGTCCATGCTCTGGGtgataaaggaaaatattctttGGAAAATAGAAACTCTGGGACATGGTTTGAAGCTCAAATTTATAATAACTCGGTTGTCTTGGCATTTTAATCCAGCAAATTTATATTAATACAAAGATACTTTTCTGCTTACTGTAACCATGGGGATTGCTGATAGATGTAGCTGTTAACTTTCTTTGGAGGGATGCTTCCATGATATGACATACCACTGGCTTTTACAGTAGAGAAATGGCATTGTTAGAATGGGCTCACATTAAACAATGGCAAAATACAGGGGTAAATGTTCTACCACACGTGAGAACTGGCATAAGCAATTAATAGGAAGATTAAGTACCAGAAACTGGACACCTTGAAAGAGAACCTGGAAGATCATCACTGTACAAAAggaattgagatttttttttatcttatataaATTCTACGATGTGAAAAGAGCATAATTACTCAGAACATGCAATATTTAAAATGTTCCCTtcatttcatacatgtgtacaatgaAATAAGATCATGTCTCCTCTCGTGTACTTCGCTTGGCTACCCCCAGAATGTGTAGTGTTTAAAGAGAgccaaatagaaatttaaaacgcagtctttgaaagaaaaattttgTGGGAACATGTTGGAACTAGAGAACAGAAAATGAATGAACTAGAAGTTTCGAAAGACTTTTACAAAGGACAAAAGCTTAACTCAAAGTAGAATACAGTGAGTGACAAAAGATAGAAATGTGAGAAGATGGAAAACGGGGTAAAGTAATAAAGGTCAGTAAATCTCAACAGTTTAGGACAAACGTCAGTGAATGCTCAGGAGTTTGGGATGGAAAGAATGGAGATACTGCATAGGGGGCAAATTTGTTCAGCATTGAAGGTAAATTTGActtgatatatatttaaaactacaATGGTTTAgcatgataaataaaaataactactaACTAGGCACATCATGTGAAAGTGCTAAATACCCAAGTCAGAGAAAACCTAAATGGCAATTATGTAGGCAGCAAACCTCCACAGCAGTGTTAAGGCCACAGCATAGTGGATTGTGTCTTTAAAATATCTAGGAAAAGAACTACTAGCCCATAACTAG
This portion of the Mus musculus strain C57BL/6J chromosome 9, GRCm38.p6 C57BL/6J genome encodes:
- the Gm4791 gene encoding uncharacterized protein LOC215467 is translated as MWVSSKPCQQSTYPQASSLIRLQGHWEKAWNTETWLWRLKEAEEKGDPVGGPAVSINLDSRDLSNTGPPNRQHTPADMRPPRHIQQRIASFLLMNCACLWLF